ACCCGTGACGCCTGCAGCAGGTGGTAGTCCTCGACATACCAGCCCGCCGCCTCGAGGTCCCGATAGCCCTTGCCGTGCGCGTCGCGATAGCTGTCGCGGAAGATGAAGAACTCGAGCTCGGACGCGGCTGCCGCGGTGAACCCGGCGTCGCTCAGCTCGGCGAGCTGGCGGCGAAGAATCGAACGGGGTGCGACGGCGACGGGTTCGTGGGTGGTGGTGTCGACGACATCGCAGAGAACGAACGCGGTGCCTGTCGTCCAGCCGGCCCGCCGCAGCGTCGTGAGGTCGGGCACGAGATGGAAGTCGCCGTAGCCGCGCTCCCAGTTGCTGTAGGCGAAGCCCTCGACCGGTTCCATCTCCATGTCGACGGTCAGCAGGTAGTCGCAGGCGTGGGTCCCGTCGTCGACGCCGCTGTCGAGGAAGAAGTCGGCATCGAAGCGCTTTCCCAGCGTGCGGCCGTAGTGGTCGGTGAAGCCGACGACCACCGAGTCGATGGCGCCGTCGTGCACCTCCTGACGGAGTTCATCGAGCTGCATGAAGGGTCCCTTCACAGGCTGCCGAGAACACAGCCTCGGCGAATGGTCGGTCGAACAGGAGTGGGTTGCCGCCGGCCGACGGGTCGACGATCGCGGCGGCGACGATGTCGTCGGCTGCTCCCGGGTCGACCCCGAGGGCGACGAGTGTGGGCGGTACGTCCATTGCGTCCCGCAGGGCCAGCAGGTGGTCGAGGAAGCCGTCGAATCCACCGGCGATGCCGGCATACGCGGCGAGACGGTCGATGGTCGGCTCGATGGCGACCCGGTTGGCGTCGAGCACGTAGGGCATCACCACCGCGTTGGTCATGCCGTGGTGGGTGTCGAACCGGGCGCCGATCGGATGGGACAAGGCGTGCATGCCACCGAGACCCTTCTGGAACGCCACGGCGCCCATCGCCGCGGCGACCAGCATCTGGCCCCGGCTCTCGACGTCGGTCGGGTCCGCAACCACGAGCGGCAGGTGTTCGAGGACCAGCCGACAGCCCTCCATACCGATGCCGTGCGACATCGGGTGAAAGCCGGGTGCGCAGATGGCCTCGAGTGAATGCGACAGGGCATCGAGGCCGGTGCCGACGGTGAGCACGCGGGGCAGCCCCAGCGTGAGCTCCGGATCACAGATCACGGCCTTCGGGAGCATCGCCGGGTGAAAGACGATCACCTTGCGATGTGCCGCTTCGTCGATGACCACGCCGGCCCGGCCGACCTCGCTGCCGGTCCCGGCGGTGGTGGGCACGGTGATGACCGGCGCGATCGCTGCCGTGTCGGCGCGGGTCCAGTTGTCACCCACGTCCTCGAAGTCCCAGACCGGCCGCGTCTGCCCGGCCATGAAGGCGACGACCTTGCCGACGTCGAGGGCCGAGCCCCCGCCGACGGCGACGACGCCATCGTGATCGCCGGCCCGGTACGCGGCGACCCCTGCGTCGATGTCGCGGCCGACGGGGTTGGGCCGCAGGTCGTGGAAGGTGGCGTGAACCAGGCTTCCGAGCGCATGGCGGACGGTGTCGATCACCGGCAGCGCGGCGAGACCGGGATCGGTGACGATCAGGGGCCGGGTGATGCCGGTCTCGCTGCACAGGTCACCGAGTTCGGTGACGCGGCCGGCGCCGAAGCGGATCGGTGTCGGGTAACCCCAGTTCGCGCCGACGGGCGTTCGTTGCGGCGGCGGCATGGGCCGACGTTAGATGCCGGTCACTCCAGCGTCGATCCACTGACGATCGGCGCGCCGCGCCCGAGGTAGAAGATGCCGGGGTAGCCACGGGTCTCGAATCCCCGGCTCTCGTTGCGGGCCAGGGTGGAATCGGTGATCACGAGATTGCCGGTCCGGTTGTTGCTCACGTAGAACACGCCGCCCCCACCCTCGTTGGCCGCGTTGTCCTCGATGACCGTGTCGATGAGCGTCAGCGTGTAGGTGTTGCCGTCGTTGGCGATGGCGCCGCCGTTGCCGCCACCCGGCGTGCCGGCCCGCTGCGGGTTGGCGCCCCACCCCGTGGCGGCGTTGTGGGTGAGCAGGCTGTTGATGAAGGTCATCGACACACCGATGCTGCCGATGGCGCCGCCGTTGGAGCAGTCGTTGGCTTGGGCGGCACCCCCGCCGAATGTCGTGTTCGTGATGTAGACGGGCTGGGTGTCGTACTGGCTGAACACCCGCACGGCGCCGCCGGCGACGTCCGGACCGGTCTGCGCACACGTGTTGCCGAAGAAGCGCGAGTTGACGATCCTGAACCGACCCCCGCGCACCCAGATGGCCCCGCCGCCGCCGTCGAGATCGATGCCGTGGGTGGTGGCGTCACCGTCGACGAACGTCAGGTTCTGGACCGTCAGCCGGGGGTGATCCTGGTTCTGGCAGTGCGACGTGGTCCAGACCTGGGCCGGGTCGCAGGTGTTCATGTAGAGGATGCGGCGCTCGCCGCCACCGCTCAGGGTCACGAGTCCGCCGCCGTCGATCACGATCTCGGGGCCGGTGTCGTTGACCACCTTGGCGGTGGCCTGCATCTCGATTGTGATGGGGTCGGGCCCGCAGTCGAAGGTGATGAGGCCACCCTGGGCGACCGCACTCACCACCGCGGCCGAGGTGCAACCGGCCGGCGACCCGTTGCCGATCACGACATCGGGCGACGTGGTGTCGACCGCCGCCGCGGCGGCGGGCACCGGTGCCGTGCCGGCCGGATTGCCGGTGTTCGGGAGGGGTCGGGGTGGCACGTCGACGATCTCGAGTTGGAGGGCGCGGGTGAGGAAGGTGGCCATTTCGGCGCGGGTGACGGGTCGGTCGGGGCTGTAGGTGGTGGGGGTGGTGCCGGTGGTGATGTTGGCGGCCTTGAGGCGTTCGATGTCGTCGTGGAAGGTGCCTGCGGTGTCGGTGAACCCCGAGGGTGCGGTGGCGGCGGGTAGTGAGAGGGCGCGGTTGAGGAAGGCGGCCATTTGTCCGCGGGTGACGGGTTGGTTGGTGCAGTAGAGGGTTGGTTGGCAGCCGGTGGTGATGTTGGCGGCCTTGAGGCGTTCGATGTCGTCGTGGAAGGTGCCTGCGGTGTCGGTGAACCCCGAGGGTGCGGTGGCGGCGGGTAGTGAGAGGGCGCGGTTGAGGAAGGCAGCCATTTGTCCGCGGGTGACGGGTTCGTCGGGGCAGTAGCGGGTGGGGGCGCAGCCGGTGGTGATGCTTGCGGCTTTGATGGCTTCGATGGCGTCTTCGTGGATGTTGCCGTCGTCGTCGGTGAACGTTCCGCCGGGTGGGACTGTGTCGGCCGCCCCGGACGGGCCCGCCACACCCAGAAGCGACGCGAGCATCGCGAGTACGAGCAGAGGGGGACGGAGGTGAGCGCGCATCCGACTCCAAGCATCGACCACCCGCCGGGACGACTTTATTCGAGTCATCACGGCTCGGAGGGCGATGTCGGTTGGTCCAGCGGAGCCCGCACGGTGGTGACCTCGATGTCGGGTTCGAAGCCGGGTCGATCCGTCCATCGATCGATGTCGACCCGCAGGACCCAGCGGTCGGGGTATCGGGTGGCGATGCGCTCGTCGCGGGTCGGCGCACCCTGGAGTGCGAAAACGACCGACCCGTCGATCGACGGCGTGTTGCGAAGAAAGCCCCAGGGGTTCAGCAGGAACTCGCCGTAGATCGGCGGGAGAAAGACGAGTGTCGGACCGTCGAGGTCGGTCGTCGCCCCCGCGACGACCGCGGCCAACTCGGACCGCTGGGATGAGCGGTCGCCTTGTTCGGCCAGGCGCGGCACCCCCACCGCAAGGGTGAGAACCGCGGCCGCAGCGGCCGCCGCCCACCGCAGAGATCGGTTCTCGCGCCCGAACTCGGCGATGCCGGCTCCCCCGGCGAGGGCGAATCCTGCGACCATCGGGAGGAAGTAGTACGGGCCGAGGAAGAGTCCGCCGTCCCACACGAACACGGTGAGATAGCTGCCCCAGAAGATCGAGTAGCCGATGGGCCAGACCACTAGGAGCGCGCCGATCGCTGCCCAACCGGTTCCTCGTCGCCAGAGGTGGTGCACACCGAAGCCGACCCCCACGAGTCCGCCGCCCCCCCAGCCGAGTACGAGCAACAGGTTTCGTCCGGTGGCCGCGAGGCCACGGGCGGGAGTGAAGTCGATGGTCGGATCGGTGGGGAGAGCACGGCGGGGACCGAAGCCGAGTTTGTCCATTGGTTCGAGGAGGTTGAACGGCAACTGGAGGAGCTCACCGGTCACCGCGAGGTTGAAGGCCAGTAGCAGACCGATCGGCAACGCCGCCCCGAGGATGGCGGGGGGCGCCAGCGACCGCATGCGCTCACCGAGGTCCTCACGGTGGTCGATGCCGAGTCCGATGAGGATCGCCGCGCCCCACAGCACGGCGTCGTAGGGGCGGGCGAACAGCGCCAGTCCCCACAGCAGACCGGCGAGGGCGGCGAGTCGGGCCGATCCTCGACGTGCGGCGTACACAGCAGCGGCCGCGCTGAACAGTGCCAACGAGAGACTGGTGCCGTAGGGCAGGTAGGTGATCGACAGCTGGATGAACAATGGCGACGCGGCCATGAGTGCCGCCGTGGCCGCCACGCCGTTGCGTTCGAAGCCCAGGGCACGGGCCAGCGCCGCGATCCCGAGTATCTGTGCGGCGGCAATGGCGCCGAGAGCGAGACGGGCGGAGCCGGCCGCTTGGCCGAGGGCGAGGACACCGGCGTGCGCCGGTGTGTACTTGAGGATGTACCGGCCGTCGTCGATCACGGAGAACCACGGGACGAAGGCCTCCGGGTCCTCGGCCGGGGCGGGCAGCGTCAGCCGACCTTCGCGGAGCGCGTCGGCCTGGAGCAGGTAGATGCCCTCGTCGGAGTTGGACGAGAGCTCAGGGAAGAGCCAGGCCGATCCGAACATCGCCCACAGCGCGGCGAGCGTCGCCACCGCGAGCGGAAGTCCGAAGAAGCGAACCCGAGGGTCGGTCAGCGTCGCACCCACACGAGCGCGCCCTGCTGATCGAACCACGCATAGGTGATGTAGCCGTCGGCGACCGCGCCGGCGTCGATCGATCGGGCCACCGGCAGGGTGACGTCGTCGTCGAACATGGCCGCCGGGGGTCCGGCCGTTGTCGTCGTGGTGGTCGTGGTGAGCTGCGGGTAGGTGACGGTCGGATACGTCGGCGGTTCCCAGTCGTCATCGATGGTGTAGCCGTTGGCATACGCGCTGACGCCCGCGATGCCCCACGAGAGCGGACGGTCCCACTCGACATCGAATTCCAGCGTCCCGTCGCATTCCTCGTAGAGATAGGCGTAGGTGTCGCGGATCACCCGTCGGTCGTACTGCTGGGCCGACAACTGGAGATCGACGGTGACGGGCTCCTCGCACTCGACGGTGCCGCGGATGCCGGCACGGGTGACGGTGTCGAACGTGATCCGGGAGTCGGGGTTCCGGTCGACGTCCTGGAGCGGTGCCCACAGCCACCCGCGGAGCCGGATCTTTTCGGCCGCGCCGGCCTGGTCGTAGTAGTACTCGCCGATGTCGCCGTCGTACGCCTGCACGTTGGCGGACACGTGTAGTTGGGCGTTGCCGGTGTGGAGCCGTCCGTTCGCGGCCCGCAGGGGCACCGACATCACCGTGCGACCGTCACACTCGGTGATCTCGATGTCGCCGTAGCCGTAGATGCTGTCGAGGCCGGCCCACTGGGTCACCTGCACCGCGAGCGAGGCGTATTCCGGGGGGTCGTCGGCGGTGATGGGCCGGTCGCAGGTGAGAGCCACGCGGACCTTCTGGCTCCGGCCGTAGCCGGTGATGCCCAGAACCTCGATGCGGAGATCGCTGCCGGGTTCGTTCGCGTCGATGTAGGTGGGCACCGGGGTGCGGCGAACGCGGAACTCGCCTTCCTCGATCGTCGAGACGCTCTCGAAGCCATCGCTCGTGTAGCCGAAGACGTAGTAGGTGACGTCACCACGTCCGATCCGACGCGAGCCGGGCTCGAGCGTGACCTCGAACTCGGTCGGGCCATCGCTGCACGGTGGACTCTCCTGGTAGAAGCTCACGTAGCCGTAGGCAGATCCGTACAGCCCGTCGATCTCCTGTTGGAGCTGCACATCGATCGACAGGTCGACGGCATTGGTGCAATCGACGAGCAGGGTGGCGGTGTCGGCGCCGATCTCGACGACGTCGATGGTGAGCGTCGGGGGTGGGACAGGCGGGGCGTCGGGATCGAAGGTGATGGACGCGTAGGCCGCTTCGGTGGTGGACATGCCGTCGGCGCCGAGCACGCCGCCGGCGATCACGCAGGCGGCGTCGGGCTCGGCGCAGTCGACCTCGCCGGCGTCGGGAGTGGTGATGATTCTTCGCACCCGCAAGTCGGTGCTCAACGAGCCGGTGCCGTCGGTGGAGCCAAACGCCACCGTCGAGAGGTCACAGGCGTCGACGCCGCTGGGCGTGTCGGGGAGGCTGAAGGCGACGCCGGAGCACTGGACGATCCCGAACGAGCGGTTGGCCTCGAAGAGGAAGCCGTCGATGTGGACGATCTGGCGGTCGACGAGATCGTCGGTCCGGTCGACCTCGAAGTAGGCGTCGCCGAGCAGGGGATTGCAGCCGTAGCCGCCCGGGCCACCGCCGTAGGCGTAGGCGTAGCATTCGTCGGGTTCGGTCTCGAGCGCGCCGATGGCATCGACGACGAACAGTCCGCCGAGGAGCAACATCGCCACCCAGAGCAGCCCGACGACCGCCTTGCTTCCGGGACTGTGTCCCTCTTGGGTCGTCGCAGCCGCCGCAGCACTCATTGCCAAACCCCCATCTGGTTGGAACGACTCTCGCACAAGCGGTGACGGCTGTCACCGGACCGGGCTGAAACGCGAACGATCCCGGGACGACGGGCGAGCCGTCGATCCCGGGATCGTGCCGGTCTTCGGGGAGATCAGCCCCGCTCGATGACGAACGCCGACTCGGTGTTGTCGAGATGGATCACCTCGACCCGCAGCGGCTCGTCGGCGGCACGGCTGCGCAGCACGTCGCAGTATCCGGCCTTCGTGCCGTCGACACCCACGGGGAGATCCTCGAGCTCGACGATCAGGTCACCGGCCCGGACACCCGCCCGAGCGGCAGGCGAGTCGGTTTCGACGGCCAGGACCAGGATGCCCGCACCCTGAATGGCCACACTGTTGAGACCGAGCCACTCGACGTCGTTTCCGGCCACGAGTTCGGTGATGATCGCCTTCGCCTCGGCGGCGCTGATGGCGAAGTTCTGGCCGGCGTCGTTGCCGGCGTAGTTGACGCCGACGACTCGGCCGCCCGGATCGACGATCGGGCCACCGCTGTTTCCCGGGGTCGTGAAGGCGGTGTGCTCGATCGCGTTGTCGACGGAGGCGAAGTCGGACTCACCGGCGGCTCGGGCCTTGGACACGACGCCTTCGGTCACGGTCACCTCGGGATCGCCGAGGGGGAAGCCCACGGCAAAGATGTCGTCGGGAACCTCGGCGGACCGACTCGCCCAGTCGAGGAAGGGGACGTCGGCGCCGCCGACCTCCACCACGGCCAGGTCGGAGCACTCCGATGCCGCCACCACCCGGCCGTTGCGGGGGCTGGCCTCGCCGGCCACGTGGACCTCGACGGTTGCGGCGCCGACCACCACGTGGTTGTTGGTCACCAGGAGGCCGTCACGGCTGATGAAGAAGCCCGACCCCGAGCCGGCGAAGGGAGTGTCGAAATCGAAGGCGTCGGGATCGAGGATCCCCCCGGTGGTCTCGATGCGAACGACGGCGGAATCGACGTCGTCCCACTCGGAGACCTGACCGACCGCAGGACTCTCGGCGCCGGCCTCGGGGTCGGGTGCGGGATCGTCGGCCTGCTGATCGATCTCGGCCATCTCGATGAGACCCCCGGCGTCGAGTTCCTGCACGGCGGTGTCGTCGCCGCAGGCGCTGACGATGAGTGCGGCGCCGACCAGTACGGCGAGTGTGCGGGTGGCGATTCTGGGGTTGTTCGTGGTCATTTTCTCGGCCCTTCCATTCAGTCGGCCATTCGATGCCTCGTCCGGTGGTTTGGTTCCCGGATTGCTGAACTTCTTCCCGGTGGCGCTCGGTGGAAGCGCAACGCTACGATCACGGCGTGGGCGAGACCAATTGGTGGGAGGACCCGGTGGTGGGTAATCCCACGCCGACCGATGGGGCCGACGACCCCCCGCCGGAGGATCCCCCCGAAGCCGCTCCGAAGGACGCTGCGCACACCGTTGCCCCGGGGCTCCTCCCCCCTCCGGTGCCGGCCGGCCCGCCGCCCGCGGTCGATGCGGGTCCGCCGCCGTCGCCCGTCGTCCCTGCGACGTCGGGTGGTGCACCACCGGCCCCGCAGGTCTCGTCGTCCGGTGGTTCGACGGGCGTGCTGCGCATCGTCGTGGGTGTGCTCGTCGTGGTCGTCCTGGTCGGGGCGTTCATCGTGCTCGCCAGCGATGATGCAGGGAGCCCGGCGTCGACCGACCTCGAGGAACTCGCGGCCGGTTTCGACCGCATCGGTGACGAGCTGGGTGTGGCCGAGCTGACCGGTGAGGAGCGACCGTCGCCGGGCGATCTCGGACTCGATGATCGCTTCACCGAACCGCGGACCTGGCGTACCGCCGACGGCACCCTGGTGGTTGCCTATGCGCGATCCGGCGATGACGACGATCGGGTCCGTATCGAACAGTCGGGTGCCATTGCCGGCGACCAGGTCGCCGCCGCCGGCGACGGCGCAAGTGTCGTCGCCGACGAACTGATCGAGACCTCGCCCCCCATCCGTCTCACCGAAGTCGAGACACCGGGGACGCCGTCGATCCGTTCGGCGACGGGGTACGCGGCCACCGGTGCCGTCGTCGTGGTCGGCGCGATCGATGATGCCGACGGGCGGGTCGACCTGCCCGGCCTGGTCGCTGGCGTGATCGAGGCGATCGACGCGACCTGAGTCAGCGGATGTCGAACCGGGCCAGTCGCAGCTCGGTGTTGCCGACCCTGATGTAGGCCCCATCGGTGAGTTCGTGGTCCTCTCCTTCGCCGACGGGGATCCACGGGGCTCCGGAACCGGATCGCACGAAGGTGCCCAGGCGCGATCCGAGGTCGCTCACCGACAGGCGCCAGTCCTCGACGCGGATGAGTGCGTGCCGACGGGAGATGACGGCGGCCGGGTCGGGGATCGCCACCGGGATGGCCGAACCGTCGATCACCCGCGGGTCCTCCTCAGGGGCTCGACCGATGACCGCGCTGCGGGTGAGGACGTGTTGGGCGGACCCCAGCGCGAGCGAGGCGAACGGAAGTCGGGGCCCGCTGGTGAGTATCCGGCTGATGTTCTCGAGCGAGAGCCCGTCGATGTGGCAGAAGCGGGCCACGGGGTTGACGAGATGACCGCGTGGACACAGCACGCCCTGCACGATGGGCAGCCCTTCCTCGGGCGGCGCGTCGGACGGCGACGCGATCGTGATCGGCATCGGATCCCGTTCCTTCCGGGCCGGCTCGGCCAGGTCGATGCTGGTCGGTCGGTCGTCCAGCTCGGCCCACCACGGACGGTCCGATGGCGTTGCGGCGGCCCCGACCTCGAGACCGGCCGCAGCCCAAACCCCCGGCGCGGCGGCAGTCGGGTCACCGCTCGCGCCGATGGTGTGGTGTCGGTCGAGGGGGAGCGGAACGGTGGGTGTGTCGGTCGAGGGACCCCCGGTCGAGACGACCTGCAGACCGTCGTAGCGGTGGATCACGGGACCGTCGTCGCCGGCGAGGATGACCCCACGAGGGCCATCGAGCCCGCGCATCACGGTGTCGGCGTCGCCGGGGCCGACCGGTGCGTCCACGAGCTCGAGCAGCTGACGCATGTAGCCGTCGGGAATCGCGTCCGGCCCGGCCAGGAACACCACGCCGTGATGGCCGACGACGGCGATGCCGCGTCCGGGTACGAGGCGGATCTGGTGGAGATCGAGTTCGGTCATCACGTCAGCTCCTCGGCTGTCGAGTCGAGCGCATCGGCGAGCGATGCAGCGGTCGGATGGCGCGACGCGGGATCGTCGGCCACGCAGCGTTCGATGATCGCACGGACCTCGCCGGGGAGCGCCGGGTCGATCACCGGCGGATGGTTGACGACATGACGAAGACGGTCGAGCACGCCGGTCGAGGCGAGCGGCGGCCGCAGACTCGCCGTCGACAGCACCGCGTGAAGGGTGAGTCCCAGTGACCAGACATCAGAGGCCCGGGAGGCGGCGCCACCCATCGCGACCTCGGGGGCCACGAAGTCCGGTGTGCCCCGGGGGCCATAGGCCGACGCATCGCCGCCGGGCAACACCTGGGCCAACCCGAGGTCCATGAGACGACCGCGGTGACCGTCGCGTGCGATGGTCGCGGGCCGGATGTCTCGATGGGCGACCCCGAGGCCGTGGAGCGCGTCGGCGCCTCGCGCCGCGTCGGCCACGATCCGCAGCGTCGTGGCGGTGTCGAACGTTCCATCGGCAAGCGTGCCGTCGTAGCGACGCATCGCGTAGTAGAGGACGCCGTCGGAGTATCCGGCGTCGACGATCTCGGCCAAGCCGGGGTCGTCGAGCTGCGCGTAGAGCCTGATCTCGTTCGACAGGCGCCGGAACTCGTAGTCGCTCGCCGACCGATCGAGGATCTTGACGACGAGTTCGTCACCGGCGCCCGAGTCGGACGTGGCGGTGTAGAGCGTGCCGTAGTTCGCAGGGCCCAGCTCGGCAACGATGGTGTAGCCGGCGATTCGCGTGGTCATTTCTGGTCGCCCTCGGTGGGGTTCGTCGGAGTCTTGCGTTTGAGCGCTTCGGCCAGTGAGTCGTCGACATCGATGCGATCACCTCCGACCACGTCGACGGGGCCGTCGGTGAGTGAGGCCCGGCGCTTGCGAGCCATCGCCAGCAATGCGGTCACGAGGAGCACGCCGAGCGCACCGGACACGGCGAGCACCGCGTCGCTACGGAGTTCTTCGAGGAAGATGATCGTGGAGAGGACTTCGAGCGAGGCCAGGGCCACGACCAGTCGAACGAGATGACGGTCCCGCATACGCGACGCGAGCCAGGCGCCGAGCGGCGCGCCCCACGCCACGACGGGCACGGCGGCCAACCACAGACCGAACAGATCGAACCTCGTTGCCTCGAGCAGATCCCCTTGATCGGCGAAGACCGTCTTACCGTCGACGCTGCGGACGGCGTCGCCGCCGAGCTCGGTCACCGACGAGCCGTCGAGGGTGGTTGCCAGCTGGCCGTCGTACAAACCGAGCACGAGCAGGCCGACAATCGAGACCGCGGCCATCGCCATGACGCTGGTCGGTACGGCCACCTGGGGGCTGACGCCGAGCACCACGGCGACCAGTACGTAGAGGACCACATCGGTGCCGGAACCGGTCAGCGACGAGATCACCCCACCGACGAACAACGCGGTGACCAGCAGGATCCTGACTCGCATCGTGGAGGCGAGCGAGAACCGACGTTCGATCAAGGGCGCCCGGTATTCGAGCCACAAGGCGGCGGCCATCGACGCGATGAGGACTGTGAAGAGGACCTTGACCCACGGACCGGGAACCCGGCTCGGCCAGTAGGGCAGGTCGGGGTCGCCGAGCACGTAGAGGCCGAAGAGAAAGCCGATCACGGCGGCCGGGATCCCCCACATGAGGGCCCGTCGTTCGACCGGCTTGCTTCGGGCGGCGATCGCCAGCGACGCCGTACCCATACCGATGGTCTGGATCGACAGGGAGAAGGTGCGCGCCACTTCGGCCGGGATCTCGAGGCCCTTCGTGAACACGGGGAAGGCCACCGCGCCGCCGCCCTGGGGTGTCGATCCGGCGACGAACGAACCGAAGATCATCGTGACGGACGCGATCAGGTTGTCGCCGACCCGATCGATGTGGCCGGCGGCAAGCACGTAGACCAACCATCCGAGTGTGACGGTCACGGAGATGGCCCATGCCCGGCGATTCCCCCGTCGGGCGCGCTGGTCGCGATCTGCGGCCGCGGTGTCGACCGCACGATTCAGGGCGTCGTTCAAACGAACCGGCCTCCGCGGTAGCGCCAGCGCGGCGCGATGATCACGAGCGGCCCGTTGGCGACGGCCCAGACGAGAATCCACAGCGTCGAGAAGTGCAGGAGGAACGCATCGAGGGGAACGGGGTCGCCGAGGACCGAGGCATCGAGGAGGAGGAACACGACCAGTCCCTCGTTGAGCCCGGTGAGGAGCCCGAACAGCGTCGGCCAGTCCTTCTCCCATCGGATCTGCTGCAGGCCGTGGTAGACGAGCTCCCAACCGAGGCCGACAACGAGCGCGACCACCACGGCCCGCACGCCGGCACCGACGGCGTCGCGGTAGCTCGCGTCGGCGATCGCAGCCACCGCGGGGCCGATCACGATGCTCCAAGTGAGGCCGAGTACCGAGAGCAGGACGACCCTGGTCTGGAGCCGGCCGAACAGGGTCGGGGTCACGGCGCCACCCCCCTCATCCAGCGAATCCATTGTCGGATCGAGGCGCGGGTGCCGAAGCGGGGAATCGAACCGATGCGAGCGAGCTCGTCGGCGATCTGCAGCGCGACGTATTGGAGGCCCAGGAACGAGTCGACCGGGGCGTAGGGCCCGCCCAGGGTGATCGATCCGGATGCGAACATGCGACCGGGCCCGGACGCCGTGCCGACGAGCTCGAAGCAGGGTGTCACGTCGAGGCGGCCTCCGGGATTCGTCGAGGCGCCGGTGTGGTCGAGGATGTCGGCCAGGATTCGGCTCTCGCGGATGTCGCCGAGCAGGCCGGTGGCGTCGATCACGTAGTCTGCCTCGAGCGACTGGGTGCCCCCGGTGCCGAGCGCGATGTCGAGGGCCAGACCCGTTCCCGACGGGCGGACCTCGTCGACCTGGCCGACGAGTTGCTGGTACGCGCCGGTCGACTTGGCCCGCTCGATCTGACGCTGCCAGTCACGCCGTGGCGCGGTGTTCGTCCCGCCGATCACCTTGAGGTAGTCCTGGCGGGCCGTCGGGTCCATCTCGAGCAACGTGGTGCGCAGTTGCCCGCCCCACG
This region of Acidimicrobiales bacterium genomic DNA includes:
- a CDS encoding iron-containing alcohol dehydrogenase, whose product is MPPPQRTPVGANWGYPTPIRFGAGRVTELGDLCSETGITRPLIVTDPGLAALPVIDTVRHALGSLVHATFHDLRPNPVGRDIDAGVAAYRAGDHDGVVAVGGGSALDVGKVVAFMAGQTRPVWDFEDVGDNWTRADTAAIAPVITVPTTAGTGSEVGRAGVVIDEAAHRKVIVFHPAMLPKAVICDPELTLGLPRVLTVGTGLDALSHSLEAICAPGFHPMSHGIGMEGCRLVLEHLPLVVADPTDVESRGQMLVAAAMGAVAFQKGLGGMHALSHPIGARFDTHHGMTNAVVMPYVLDANRVAIEPTIDRLAAYAGIAGGFDGFLDHLLALRDAMDVPPTLVALGVDPGAADDIVAAAIVDPSAGGNPLLFDRPFAEAVFSAACEGTLHAAR
- a CDS encoding S-layer homology domain-containing protein, with amino-acid sequence MRAHLRPPLLVLAMLASLLGVAGPSGAADTVPPGGTFTDDDGNIHEDAIEAIKAASITTGCAPTRYCPDEPVTRGQMAAFLNRALSLPAATAPSGFTDTAGTFHDDIERLKAANITTGCQPTLYCTNQPVTRGQMAAFLNRALSLPAATAPSGFTDTAGTFHDDIERLKAANITTGTTPTTYSPDRPVTRAEMATFLTRALQLEIVDVPPRPLPNTGNPAGTAPVPAAAAAVDTTSPDVVIGNGSPAGCTSAAVVSAVAQGGLITFDCGPDPITIEMQATAKVVNDTGPEIVIDGGGLVTLSGGGERRILYMNTCDPAQVWTTSHCQNQDHPRLTVQNLTFVDGDATTHGIDLDGGGGAIWVRGGRFRIVNSRFFGNTCAQTGPDVAGGAVRVFSQYDTQPVYITNTTFGGGAAQANDCSNGGAIGSIGVSMTFINSLLTHNAATGWGANPQRAGTPGGGNGGAIANDGNTYTLTLIDTVIEDNAANEGGGGVFYVSNNRTGNLVITDSTLARNESRGFETRGYPGIFYLGRGAPIVSGSTLE
- a CDS encoding trypsin-like peptidase domain-containing protein; the encoded protein is MTTNNPRIATRTLAVLVGAALIVSACGDDTAVQELDAGGLIEMAEIDQQADDPAPDPEAGAESPAVGQVSEWDDVDSAVVRIETTGGILDPDAFDFDTPFAGSGSGFFISRDGLLVTNNHVVVGAATVEVHVAGEASPRNGRVVAASECSDLAVVEVGGADVPFLDWASRSAEVPDDIFAVGFPLGDPEVTVTEGVVSKARAAGESDFASVDNAIEHTAFTTPGNSGGPIVDPGGRVVGVNYAGNDAGQNFAISAAEAKAIITELVAGNDVEWLGLNSVAIQGAGILVLAVETDSPAARAGVRAGDLIVELEDLPVGVDGTKAGYCDVLRSRAADEPLRVEVIHLDNTESAFVIERG
- a CDS encoding FHA domain-containing protein; translated protein: MTELDLHQIRLVPGRGIAVVGHHGVVFLAGPDAIPDGYMRQLLELVDAPVGPGDADTVMRGLDGPRGVILAGDDGPVIHRYDGLQVVSTGGPSTDTPTVPLPLDRHHTIGASGDPTAAAPGVWAAAGLEVGAAATPSDRPWWAELDDRPTSIDLAEPARKERDPMPITIASPSDAPPEEGLPIVQGVLCPRGHLVNPVARFCHIDGLSLENISRILTSGPRLPFASLALGSAQHVLTRSAVIGRAPEEDPRVIDGSAIPVAIPDPAAVISRRHALIRVEDWRLSVSDLGSRLGTFVRSGSGAPWIPVGEGEDHELTDGAYIRVGNTELRLARFDIR
- a CDS encoding serine/threonine-protein kinase, with protein sequence MTTRIAGYTIVAELGPANYGTLYTATSDSGAGDELVVKILDRSASDYEFRRLSNEIRLYAQLDDPGLAEIVDAGYSDGVLYYAMRRYDGTLADGTFDTATTLRIVADAARGADALHGLGVAHRDIRPATIARDGHRGRLMDLGLAQVLPGGDASAYGPRGTPDFVAPEVAMGGAASRASDVWSLGLTLHAVLSTASLRPPLASTGVLDRLRHVVNHPPVIDPALPGEVRAIIERCVADDPASRHPTAASLADALDSTAEELT
- a CDS encoding sulfite exporter TauE/SafE family protein; amino-acid sequence: MTVTLGWLVYVLAAGHIDRVGDNLIASVTMIFGSFVAGSTPQGGGAVAFPVFTKGLEIPAEVARTFSLSIQTIGMGTASLAIAARSKPVERRALMWGIPAAVIGFLFGLYVLGDPDLPYWPSRVPGPWVKVLFTVLIASMAAALWLEYRAPLIERRFSLASTMRVRILLVTALFVGGVISSLTGSGTDVVLYVLVAVVLGVSPQVAVPTSVMAMAAVSIVGLLVLGLYDGQLATTLDGSSVTELGGDAVRSVDGKTVFADQGDLLEATRFDLFGLWLAAVPVVAWGAPLGAWLASRMRDRHLVRLVVALASLEVLSTIIFLEELRSDAVLAVSGALGVLLVTALLAMARKRRASLTDGPVDVVGGDRIDVDDSLAEALKRKTPTNPTEGDQK